A genome region from Salvelinus alpinus chromosome 26, SLU_Salpinus.1, whole genome shotgun sequence includes the following:
- the LOC139554485 gene encoding transmembrane protein 74: METVQIADLEPLCFDQEDSRSDPTKSLPWASNYQHINKKSLSNEHRCESGNWKIACADSGPWPTAPGDGQPGAISQRGAEAERTVCCLEELETSFTRKYEDVNLQQEETSPQRLARINNGSLSHSSFSELHGSVPELSMLSDNEFTSEALGKSADYGFISAVTCLVTGISLVAISYTVPREVKVNPDSVSAREMERLESENALVGVHLDRWVIAGLCLLTLGGVVLSTLLMVSMWKGEMLRRRAFTYSKQSAQLYGSVNLRGGSNPPNVPSQLSVEDLEEVLN, encoded by the coding sequence ATGGAAACTGTTCAAATAGCTGATCTAGAACCCCTCTGCTTTGATCAAGAGGACAGTCGGTCAGATCCCACAAAAAGCCTCCCATGGGCTTCAAACTACCAACACATCAATAAAAAGTCACTTTCCAACGAGCATCGTTGCGAGTCGGGGAATTGGAAGATCGCCTGCGCGGATTCAGGACCATGGCCAACTGCCCCGGGAGACGGGCAGCCCGGCGCAATCAGCCAGCGGGGAGCAGAAGCTGAGAGAACCGTATGTTGCCTAGAGGAATTGGAGACATCTTTCACACGCAAATACGAGGATGTCAATTTACAACAGGAGGAGACCAGTCCGCAGCGGTTAGCGAGGATCAACAACGGAAGCCTGAGTCACAGCTCCTTCAGCGAACTCCACGGCAGTGTCCCGGAACTGTCCATGTTGTCAGACAATGAGTTTACATCCGAAGCCTTGGGGAAATCAGCGGATTACGGTTTCATAAGTGCTGTCACTTGCCTGGTGACTGGCATCTCGTTAGTAGCCATCTCCTACACTGTTCCCCGGGAAGTTAAAGTGAACCCGGACAGTGTGTCGGCCCGGGAgatggagagactggagagtgaGAACGCCCTGGTAGGGGTTCACCTGGACCGGTGGGTTATAGCAGGGCTGTGCCTGCTCACCCTCGGGGGTGTGGTCCTCTCCACCCTGCTCATGGTGTCTATGTGGAAAGGGGAGATGTTGAGGAGAAGGGCCTTCACCTACTCCAAGCAGTCTGCACAATTATATGGCTCTGTCAATTTAAGAGGGGGCTCAAACCCACCTAATGTTCCCTCCCAATTGTCTGTGGAAGATTTGGAAGAGGTCCTAAATTGA